Genomic DNA from Setaria italica strain Yugu1 chromosome V, Setaria_italica_v2.0, whole genome shotgun sequence:
ATTAGTGGAGTACATCCGTTTACCGGCAGTTTTTTAATTTTACCCGATTTTCGCAAGGGTGAATGGATCGTTGTCACTGACGGTAATGTATGTTGGGTTTGTCGCAGGACACGGTGACGCAGCTGGATCAGCTGGACAGCGCGGCGGCGTACATCAAGCAGCTCAAGGAGCGGATCGAGGCGCTGAAGCGTAGGAAggagggccgcggcggcggcaaagggggcgccggcgctgccgccgcgcctgtggggggcggtgccggcggcgtgCGGATGCCGGTGATCGAGGTGCGGTACCAGGACGGGACGCTGGACGTGGTGCTCATCAGCGAGGCCGAGCGGCCGTTCAAGCTGCACGAGGTGATCACGGTGCTGGAGCAGGAGGGCGCCGAGGTCGTCAGCGCCAGCTTCTCCGTCGTCGGGGACAAAATCTTCTACACCGTCCACTCGCAGGCGCTCAGCCCGCGGATCGGGCTCGACGCCGCCAGGGTCTCCGAGAGGCTGCAGGACCTGCTGCTCCTCGTCTGATGATGAATGACCTCAGGATCAGCGACAGTACTAAGGAAGACTGTATTAGAGTAGTAGGCGAGGTCAGGACGGACGGAGTGCGAGGTAGCAGAGGGAACCATAAACCGGCTGATCCATGGAAAGGGAAGCTTGGTTTCTTTGCAGTTGTGCATATGTAGGAGCAAGCAAGCAGACTGCTTTTTGTTTTTTGGTTTTTTCAGCTCTTAGAAACGGCCGGTGCTCTACTACAGTGCATGCAGCATGCATCTTGGCTCTGTTCTGGGGctgtttcaggctttcagcttCCTGGACTACTGATACTTACCATGGAATTGGATGCCCTGCATGTTGCAGCATTTTCTGGAGCTAATGTAATGTAACACAAGCTTGAGCTCGTTTGGGCCCGTGACCGTGCTGCCGAACTAGACGAGTTCAGATGTTTGAAATCATGAGTGCATATCATGTGAGACGATTCTGATGAAGAAATTGTGAGTGCAGGTTATACATTCCACGGATCGGCGCTCGACCTCGTTCATCGAAAAGGGGTTCCGTGCTGATTAATGTAATAAGTCTGGAACCGTAACAACGAGTCAGTGACCCCTGCCTGTATTTTGGGTCGGTAGCCGCCGTAGCTTCCTTTACCTGATCGAGAGGGACAGGACAAAACTTTCATGATTGAGCTTACACTTGTCTTTTCCTTGGGTAAATCAGCTGCCTAACCATCATCACAACGCGTGCAGTTGTTTCACGCTTTCACTTTCACTAACATTTTTCCAAATTAAACGCATATTTtatacttttaaaaaaaaaaagcttccaAGCATTTTTTGTGTACCCACGTGCTGCTTAGTTCGTCGTCTTCACGCAGCGGTAGGTCGTCGCCTGGCCGGTGGACCTTTTTGCAGCCGCCGTGCACGAGCAGGAAACCGAGCTACCCGCCGTGTCCCATCCCTAGTATCTCTCTCTTCTCAGGCAGTCTTGTCTCTTGTGTATATAAGTTAATAACCACGTGCCTGATGTGCTaatctattttattttattttatttatttttgtgcCAAAGGCGCCTGATGTGCTAATAATAAACAACAATACCTGATACATATAGTGTGAACTCTTGAAAACAATAATCGACTTTGCTACTTGCATAACTTCGTTCGCTTTCTTTAGACAAATTTTGTCATGTTTGGGTGGAGCCATGGAGGGAGGCAGGGAGCGATAGAGATAGGGGAATGGAGCAAATGTTGTGAAGACCACGAGCACAGAAACGAATGATGTGTTGACTTTCTGTCCTCCAAATGTCTATAGG
This window encodes:
- the LOC101784195 gene encoding transcription factor bHLH168; translated protein: MKSRRQSSGGSSAGATAAGEGNTHSSGGGGGCKLERKDVEKNRRLHMKGLCLKLSSLIPPAARHASLLSEAAASASNPNKDTVTQLDQLDSAAAYIKQLKERIEALKRRKEGRGGGKGGAGAAAAPVGGGAGGVRMPVIEVRYQDGTLDVVLISEAERPFKLHEVITVLEQEGAEVVSASFSVVGDKIFYTVHSQALSPRIGLDAARVSERLQDLLLLV